In a single window of the Anaerolineae bacterium genome:
- a CDS encoding ABC transporter permease: MGLFLSLRTDTFLTSRNLFNVLRAFSWIAISAFGEILVIITAGIDLSVGSTMALAGLASALALTSGVPVVPGIIIGLLTGLLIGLINGLLISKSRLPPFIATLGMMSIARGICYGLTNGQPVRNLPQGFSFLGQYDLPVGSWQVPLPVIVMVVIAVVMSFFLSRTVWGYRIYALGGNEQAAALSGINTGRVKLLVYTLCGFLTAIGGLLMTARLGVAAPTAALGYELDVIAAVVIGGTSLSGGEGTILGVLIGAAIMQVLRNGLVLLGFPAYWQPAAIGLVIIVAIMLDQLRKRR; this comes from the coding sequence ATGGGGCTGTTCCTCTCCCTACGCACCGACACGTTCCTGACCAGCCGTAACCTGTTCAACGTGCTGCGGGCTTTCTCCTGGATCGCCATCAGCGCGTTTGGCGAAATCCTGGTCATCATCACGGCTGGCATTGACCTCTCCGTCGGCTCAACCATGGCTTTAGCAGGTCTTGCCTCCGCCCTTGCGCTCACGTCCGGCGTCCCGGTGGTGCCAGGCATCATTATTGGTTTGCTCACCGGTCTGCTCATTGGCCTGATTAACGGCCTGTTGATCAGCAAATCCCGGCTGCCGCCCTTCATCGCCACATTGGGGATGATGAGCATCGCTCGCGGCATCTGCTATGGCCTGACCAACGGTCAGCCGGTGCGCAATCTGCCTCAAGGGTTCAGCTTCCTCGGCCAGTATGATCTGCCGGTTGGGAGCTGGCAAGTGCCCCTGCCAGTGATCGTGATGGTGGTGATTGCAGTCGTCATGTCGTTCTTCCTCAGCCGCACTGTGTGGGGGTATCGCATCTACGCGCTAGGCGGCAACGAGCAGGCGGCTGCGCTCTCTGGTATTAACACGGGCCGTGTGAAGCTGCTGGTATATACGCTCTGCGGCTTTCTCACCGCCATCGGCGGCCTGCTAATGACGGCCCGACTGGGGGTGGCCGCCCCTACTGCGGCGTTGGGATATGAGCTGGACGTGATCGCTGCGGTGGTGATCGGTGGGACTAGCCTCTCTGGCGGTGAGGGCACGATCTTGGGCGTGTTGATCGGCGCGGCGATCATGCAAGTGCTGCGTAACGGGCTGGTGTTGCTAGGTTTCCCCGCCTACTGGCAACCGGCCGCCATCGGGTTGGTGATCATCGTGGCGATCATGCTGGACCAGCTCCGCAAGCGACGGTAG
- a CDS encoding ATP-binding cassette domain-containing protein, whose product MNQGVPIVEMRGIRKSFGAVQALRGVDLTLQHNEVLGLVGDNAAGKSTLMKILSGAYLPDEGEIYIEGQRVHIRQPEDSRRLGIEMVYQDFALANNLDVAANIFLGREIVRFNLGPIRVMDQRRMAQEAQRLMERLRIDIASVRQRVETLSGGQRQAVAIGRATAFNAKVIIMDEPTAALSVAAIDKVLDLIRQLKEQGASIIIISHRLEDIYRVGDRVMVMRHGRKVADLPVEGNIHEFRERVVAYMVGARDDFAEGKA is encoded by the coding sequence ATGAACCAAGGCGTTCCCATCGTGGAGATGAGGGGCATCCGCAAGAGCTTTGGCGCCGTACAAGCGCTGCGGGGTGTGGACTTGACCTTGCAACACAACGAGGTGCTAGGGCTGGTGGGTGATAACGCGGCCGGCAAGTCCACGTTGATGAAAATCCTCTCTGGCGCTTACCTCCCTGATGAAGGAGAGATCTACATCGAAGGGCAACGAGTACATATCCGACAGCCAGAGGACTCACGTCGACTGGGGATCGAGATGGTTTATCAGGACTTCGCTCTGGCTAATAACCTAGACGTGGCCGCGAACATCTTCCTGGGACGAGAGATCGTCCGCTTCAATCTGGGGCCGATCCGGGTCATGGATCAACGGCGTATGGCACAAGAGGCCCAACGCTTAATGGAGCGGCTGCGGATTGACATCGCCTCGGTGCGCCAAAGGGTGGAGACCCTGTCCGGCGGCCAGCGACAGGCAGTGGCCATTGGCCGAGCGACGGCCTTTAACGCCAAGGTGATCATCATGGACGAGCCCACGGCAGCGCTGAGCGTGGCGGCCATTGACAAGGTGCTCGATCTGATTCGGCAGCTCAAAGAGCAAGGCGCCTCGATCATCATCATTAGCCACCGCTTAGAGGACATTTATCGGGTGGGCGACCGGGTTATGGTGATGCGACACGGGCGCAAAGTCGCCGATCTGCCGGTGGAAGGGAATATCCACGAGTTCCGGGAACGGGTGGTTGCCTATATGGTGGGCGCGCGCGACGATTTCGCTGAGGGAAAGGCGTAA
- a CDS encoding sugar-binding protein, translating into MKRHLFSVLSLLVLVSMVLAACAPAAPAPTPTPAPAEQPAPTPTPAPAEAKPFKVVVIGKSVHPYWSNVEKGVRAAAKDLGLSEDQAIFFVPSKEDVAAQIQTMETYIAQGVTGIAIAPSDPNALEPVMKKAADAGILVTTLDTPPVEGSVSLVYIGTDNYTAGMIAGEAMKQLLPEGGKVGIGRGSDTALNALQRTDGFLKAIEGTKITALEPVNDKEDAATALQLANSVLSANPDLAGAFGVYAYNGPAWATAVKEAGKAGQIKIVAFDATTDIINFIKEGVIHATVAQREYDMGYKSVQIIKLMAEKGVDAALKEMGAKNGVIDTGVDVVTAANLKEYEAQLDAKGIPHEWTTEGWEPPADAFKFQPPAAPAAVTFDREKILADGKIVIAWIPKALNNPVFELGKVGAETRAKELTEQGPYTVEILYTGSVASDMAEQARVIEDVIAKGVDAIGVSCNDPTGCEDPINKAVEAGIPVMTWDSDSPNSKRFTYLGVDNYEGGKAAAELLKKALPNGGKVAILTGVPGAFNLEERIRGFKDGIAGSNLEIVTTVACNDDINLGVQVVEETMQAYPDLDGWFFVGLWPLFAERGSMPLWEEAAKKGMQTVAFDTLPVELEYVKEGLIYGLVGQKYWGWGYDTVQMIYDYIVNGKQFESFTNSGMDIVTAKNVDAMIEAWETMDFTKPLPPYE; encoded by the coding sequence ATGAAGCGACATCTGTTCAGCGTGCTCTCGCTGCTGGTACTGGTGAGCATGGTGTTGGCAGCATGTGCGCCGGCAGCGCCGGCCCCTACCCCCACGCCGGCCCCTGCCGAGCAGCCTGCACCGACGCCCACGCCGGCTCCTGCCGAAGCCAAGCCATTCAAAGTGGTCGTCATCGGCAAATCGGTGCACCCCTATTGGTCGAACGTTGAGAAAGGGGTGCGCGCGGCCGCGAAGGACCTGGGCCTCTCCGAAGATCAGGCCATCTTCTTCGTCCCGTCGAAAGAGGACGTAGCGGCTCAGATCCAGACCATGGAGACCTACATCGCCCAGGGCGTGACGGGTATCGCCATCGCGCCATCCGACCCGAACGCGCTAGAGCCGGTGATGAAGAAAGCGGCTGATGCGGGCATCCTAGTTACTACGCTGGACACCCCGCCGGTGGAGGGAAGCGTCTCCCTGGTCTACATCGGCACCGATAACTACACTGCGGGCATGATCGCCGGCGAGGCGATGAAGCAATTGCTGCCCGAGGGCGGCAAGGTGGGTATCGGCCGTGGCTCTGACACGGCGCTGAACGCACTGCAGCGCACCGATGGTTTCCTAAAAGCCATCGAAGGCACCAAGATCACAGCCCTAGAGCCGGTCAATGACAAAGAGGACGCGGCTACCGCATTGCAATTGGCCAACTCGGTGCTCTCGGCGAACCCCGACCTGGCGGGCGCCTTCGGCGTATATGCCTATAATGGCCCAGCCTGGGCGACGGCGGTAAAGGAGGCGGGCAAGGCCGGCCAGATCAAGATCGTCGCCTTCGACGCCACCACCGACATCATCAACTTCATCAAGGAAGGCGTTATCCATGCCACGGTGGCCCAACGCGAGTATGACATGGGCTACAAGTCGGTCCAGATCATCAAGCTGATGGCCGAGAAGGGCGTGGATGCAGCGCTCAAGGAGATGGGGGCTAAGAACGGCGTGATTGACACCGGCGTGGATGTGGTCACCGCCGCCAACCTCAAGGAGTACGAGGCCCAATTGGATGCCAAGGGCATCCCGCATGAGTGGACTACCGAGGGCTGGGAACCGCCCGCGGACGCCTTCAAGTTCCAGCCGCCCGCCGCGCCGGCCGCAGTGACCTTTGACCGGGAGAAGATCCTGGCCGACGGCAAGATCGTCATCGCCTGGATCCCCAAGGCGCTCAACAATCCTGTGTTCGAGCTGGGCAAGGTGGGCGCGGAGACGCGGGCCAAGGAGCTCACTGAGCAGGGTCCGTACACGGTGGAGATCCTCTATACCGGCTCCGTGGCCTCGGACATGGCCGAGCAGGCGCGGGTGATCGAGGACGTCATCGCTAAGGGGGTGGACGCCATTGGCGTGTCGTGCAATGACCCTACCGGCTGCGAGGACCCCATCAACAAGGCAGTGGAGGCCGGCATCCCGGTCATGACCTGGGACTCCGACTCGCCCAATAGCAAGCGATTCACCTACCTAGGCGTGGACAACTACGAGGGTGGCAAGGCGGCAGCCGAGCTGCTGAAGAAGGCTCTGCCTAACGGCGGCAAGGTGGCGATCCTCACCGGTGTGCCAGGTGCCTTCAACCTGGAGGAGCGCATTCGCGGCTTCAAGGACGGTATCGCCGGCAGCAATCTGGAGATCGTGACCACCGTCGCCTGTAATGACGACATCAACCTAGGCGTCCAGGTGGTAGAGGAGACAATGCAGGCCTATCCTGACCTGGACGGCTGGTTCTTCGTCGGGCTGTGGCCGCTCTTCGCCGAGCGCGGCTCCATGCCGCTGTGGGAGGAGGCTGCCAAGAAAGGCATGCAGACGGTCGCCTTTGACACCCTCCCCGTCGAGCTGGAGTACGTGAAGGAAGGGCTGATCTACGGCTTGGTCGGCCAGAAGTACTGGGGTTGGGGCTACGACACGGTGCAGATGATCTACGACTACATCGTCAACGGCAAGCAATTTGAGTCGTTCACCAACTCCGGTATGGATATCGTCACAGCCAAGAACGTGGATGCCATGATCGAGGCCTGGGAGACGATGGACTTCACCAAGCCGCTGCCGCCGTATGAATGA
- a CDS encoding ABC transporter permease — MAVATRPQRGQRIALGQFRELNVLIALILLCLYFYWRQPETFIKPANLAVIMRFMATFGVLAIGEILVIITGGIDLSVGSLTALTGVIVATLMLKGAFGLAPVGMIPAILITLALGTLVGVWHGLFVTKLKIPPFIITLSTWLIARGMAGYITRGYPIVYPSGHPFLALGQGDLANVPISFIILIVVALIVSFILNFTVLGRHIYAVGGNLEAARVSGVHVDRVRIFCYATSGFMAAMTGILLASRLGQGTPTVGTAYELWAIAATVIGGTSLFGGEGTVLGALLGAAIMGVMQNGMVLINISSYLQDAILGVVLAIAVIYDMVRRRTRR, encoded by the coding sequence ATGGCCGTCGCCACCCGCCCACAGCGGGGACAGCGTATCGCCCTTGGCCAGTTCCGCGAGCTAAACGTCCTGATCGCGCTGATATTGCTCTGCCTCTACTTCTACTGGCGGCAGCCGGAGACGTTCATCAAGCCGGCCAACCTAGCCGTGATCATGCGCTTCATGGCCACCTTTGGCGTGTTGGCCATCGGAGAGATCCTGGTCATCATCACCGGTGGCATTGACCTCAGTGTGGGCTCGCTGACAGCGCTTACCGGCGTCATTGTTGCTACGTTGATGCTGAAGGGCGCGTTTGGGCTCGCCCCAGTGGGCATGATCCCCGCAATTCTCATCACGCTGGCACTAGGGACCCTCGTCGGCGTTTGGCACGGCCTGTTCGTGACAAAGCTAAAAATCCCTCCGTTCATCATCACGCTGAGCACCTGGTTGATTGCCCGCGGTATGGCCGGCTACATCACACGCGGCTATCCAATCGTCTATCCGTCGGGGCATCCTTTCCTGGCCTTGGGACAAGGCGATCTCGCGAACGTCCCTATCTCTTTTATCATCTTAATCGTCGTTGCGTTGATCGTATCCTTCATCCTGAACTTCACCGTGCTTGGCCGCCATATCTACGCGGTGGGCGGCAACCTGGAGGCCGCTCGCGTGTCGGGCGTTCATGTGGACCGGGTGCGTATCTTCTGCTACGCTACTAGCGGCTTCATGGCGGCCATGACGGGCATCCTCCTGGCATCTCGGCTGGGACAGGGGACGCCAACGGTCGGCACCGCTTATGAACTATGGGCCATTGCGGCCACGGTGATCGGCGGTACCAGCCTGTTCGGCGGTGAAGGGACGGTTTTGGGTGCCCTCTTGGGGGCCGCCATCATGGGCGTGATGCAGAATGGCATGGTGCTGATCAATATCTCATCCTACCTTCAGGACGCCATCCTGGGCGTGGTGTTGGCGATCGCAGTTATCTATGACATGGTGCGGCGTCGGACGCGACGATAG
- a CDS encoding cytidine deaminase has product MLTFEELYQKARSVVNPRKLSECAEAGGVGAAILAESGNVYTGVCIDTACSMGFCAEHAAAAAMITAGESRVLKMIAVGRDGHIIPPCGRCREFISQLHDENLNAEVMVGEGIVVTIRELLPYPWRQGG; this is encoded by the coding sequence TTGCTAACTTTTGAAGAGCTTTACCAGAAAGCGAGGTCTGTAGTAAACCCCCGCAAGCTCTCCGAATGCGCCGAGGCTGGCGGCGTCGGCGCTGCGATTCTCGCCGAAAGCGGGAACGTGTACACGGGCGTGTGTATTGACACCGCCTGCTCGATGGGGTTTTGTGCGGAACACGCGGCCGCGGCCGCCATGATCACCGCCGGCGAAAGCCGTGTGTTGAAAATGATCGCGGTTGGACGAGACGGGCACATCATCCCCCCCTGTGGCCGTTGTCGTGAATTCATTAGCCAGCTTCATGATGAGAACCTGAATGCCGAAGTCATGGTGGGGGAAGGCATAGTCGTGACCATCCGAGAATTGCTGCCATACCCTTGGCGGCAAGGCGGGTGA
- a CDS encoding phage holin family protein, with protein MNRLLIRLVINAAALWVAAQLVEGIHAERSVETLVVVALIFGLVNAFIRPVLAVLTCPLRIMTLGLFTLVLNAFMLWLTSAVASWLGVEFRVEGFFPAFWGALVISFVSVILSLFISEEKRRN; from the coding sequence GTGAACCGCCTACTTATCCGGCTCGTGATCAACGCTGCAGCGCTATGGGTCGCCGCGCAGTTGGTAGAGGGGATCCACGCCGAGCGGAGCGTGGAGACGCTGGTCGTGGTCGCCCTCATCTTCGGACTTGTCAACGCGTTCATTCGCCCGGTGTTGGCAGTCCTGACATGCCCATTGCGGATTATGACGTTAGGATTGTTCACCCTCGTCCTCAACGCGTTCATGCTCTGGTTGACATCAGCGGTGGCTAGCTGGTTAGGCGTGGAATTTCGGGTGGAGGGCTTTTTCCCCGCGTTCTGGGGCGCCTTAGTCATTAGCTTCGTCAGCGTCATTCTAAGCCTGTTCATCAGCGAGGAGAAGCGACGGAACTAA
- a CDS encoding DUF2089 domain-containing protein has protein sequence MMYPVPGRCPICDNEMVVTRLHCPTCESVLEGRFILGRLYRLTAEQQVFLEAFIRLEGKITWLAEELKLSYPTVRNRLKDIIRALGYEIRSEAPQEERQRAVARRQAILDDLFVGKITVEEALRQLQAL, from the coding sequence ATGATGTATCCAGTGCCGGGGAGATGTCCCATATGCGACAACGAAATGGTTGTCACCCGTCTACATTGTCCAACGTGCGAGTCTGTGTTGGAGGGACGTTTCATACTGGGGCGGCTATATCGCCTCACTGCAGAGCAACAAGTTTTTTTGGAGGCCTTTATCCGGCTAGAAGGGAAGATCACCTGGCTGGCCGAGGAGCTAAAGCTCTCCTACCCCACGGTGCGGAATCGTCTAAAAGACATTATTCGAGCGCTAGGGTATGAAATACGCTCGGAGGCACCACAGGAGGAACGCCAGCGGGCCGTAGCCAGACGCCAGGCGATCTTGGACGACCTATTTGTAGGCAAGATCACCGTAGAAGAAGCCCTGCGTCAACTGCAAGCGCTGTGA
- a CDS encoding GNAT family N-acetyltransferase — protein sequence MTTTVINPSRRFQGLRPLDPRQDLPQVANLIERVFSGELDPNGQAALRELRLMGRLGRVMGLVSAIEGSWPGMFGGYVWVEDGRVVGNVTVQRADSHARRWQIANVAVAPEYRGRGIGRMLMEAALDHIRVHEGTWAVLQVRADNVIARRLYERLGFEAITESSEMRRERPPESPLPVSASLPIEPLSATEWEEVYDLALASLPALARWWQPPRRHRFQITADQRLGEWLKRLIGSERVWRLGMRIDDRLAIAVLVRAVRWQPFHRLEMWVHPEHWGKWELPLVAQALNLLVGSPAHEIATQVNTEYTLLVKALQATGFRIHRTLVTMRRRVCQETEAA from the coding sequence GTGACAACCACGGTGATCAACCCATCGCGCCGGTTTCAGGGATTGCGGCCGCTGGACCCTCGGCAGGATCTGCCACAGGTGGCCAATCTGATCGAGCGCGTGTTCTCAGGGGAGCTCGATCCTAACGGCCAGGCAGCCTTGCGCGAGCTACGTTTAATGGGGCGCCTAGGCCGGGTGATGGGCCTGGTCAGCGCTATAGAGGGAAGCTGGCCGGGGATGTTTGGCGGATACGTCTGGGTTGAGGATGGGCGCGTGGTGGGCAATGTGACCGTACAGCGCGCCGATTCACACGCCCGACGTTGGCAGATCGCCAACGTCGCCGTGGCTCCTGAGTATCGTGGCAGGGGCATCGGCCGCATGCTGATGGAAGCCGCGCTGGATCACATCCGCGTCCACGAGGGCACCTGGGCTGTATTACAGGTACGGGCTGACAACGTGATCGCGCGTCGGCTATATGAACGACTAGGATTCGAGGCAATCACAGAATCTAGCGAGATGCGACGCGAGCGGCCTCCAGAGAGCCCATTGCCTGTTTCGGCCTCGCTACCGATAGAACCGCTGTCTGCGACCGAATGGGAAGAGGTATACGATCTGGCACTAGCCTCCCTGCCTGCGCTGGCCCGATGGTGGCAGCCCCCACGCCGACATCGGTTTCAGATCACGGCGGACCAACGTCTGGGTGAATGGCTGAAGCGGCTGATCGGCAGCGAGCGAGTCTGGCGACTGGGGATGCGGATCGATGACCGGCTGGCGATCGCGGTGTTGGTGCGAGCAGTGCGTTGGCAGCCATTCCATCGTCTGGAGATGTGGGTACACCCGGAACACTGGGGAAAGTGGGAGCTACCACTGGTCGCTCAGGCGCTCAACCTGCTCGTCGGCTCCCCTGCGCATGAGATCGCAACTCAGGTGAACACCGAGTACACATTATTGGTGAAAGCGCTGCAAGCAACCGGCTTTCGTATTCACCGTACTTTGGTCACTATGCGGCGACGGGTGTGCCAGGAGACAGAGGCAGCATAG
- a CDS encoding MFS transporter: MLHIRPPKPSLAAFGAIWAGQICSLIGSSTAQFALVWWLTKFTGSATVLATATIAAIVPGIALGPIAGAYVDRWSRRLVMIAADGAGALSALWLAYLFWSDSLQVWHVYIVMLVRSLAGSFHWPAMQASTSLMVPKEHLTRVAGLNQTMHGLMDIVSPPLGALLVGLLPLHDIMLIDVGTAMMAILPLLFVYVPQPVDHLRPSDATGKRPSVWADLLAGLRYVRGWRGLQWLIAMAMIINFLLTPGGSLLPLLVTHHFRGEAIQLASLNSAWGIGVVLGGLFLGVWGGFRKRIHTSMMGLSLMGFGFFAIGIAPATAFWLAVVANFVAGFMNPITNGPIFAVMQVAVAPEMQGRVFTLMSSLCMAMSPLGLAVAGPLADRIGVQPWFMMGGAFCILMGTASFFVPAIARLEDACERHGALDGSQIPPRAETATA, encoded by the coding sequence ATGCTACATATCAGACCACCCAAGCCATCACTGGCTGCGTTTGGAGCGATCTGGGCAGGACAGATATGCTCGCTGATCGGGAGCAGCACGGCCCAATTCGCGCTGGTGTGGTGGTTGACCAAGTTTACTGGCTCTGCCACCGTGTTGGCGACGGCTACCATAGCAGCAATAGTCCCAGGGATTGCACTGGGACCGATCGCCGGCGCGTACGTGGATCGCTGGAGCAGACGTCTAGTCATGATAGCAGCCGATGGCGCAGGAGCTCTATCAGCGCTGTGGTTGGCCTATTTGTTCTGGTCTGATAGCCTGCAAGTCTGGCATGTCTACATCGTCATGTTGGTGCGCTCGCTGGCAGGCAGTTTCCATTGGCCGGCGATGCAGGCTTCAACTTCTCTGATGGTTCCCAAAGAGCATCTGACACGCGTTGCCGGGCTTAATCAGACGATGCACGGCCTGATGGACATCGTCTCGCCGCCGCTAGGCGCGCTGCTGGTAGGCTTGTTGCCGCTTCATGACATCATGCTGATAGATGTGGGCACAGCAATGATGGCAATCCTGCCGTTGCTCTTCGTCTACGTTCCGCAGCCAGTTGACCATCTCAGACCAAGTGATGCCACTGGCAAGAGGCCATCTGTTTGGGCAGACTTACTGGCCGGGCTGCGGTATGTACGGGGCTGGCGCGGGCTGCAGTGGCTGATCGCCATGGCGATGATCATCAATTTCCTCTTGACGCCCGGAGGATCGCTCTTGCCTTTGCTAGTGACCCATCACTTCCGCGGGGAGGCGATCCAGCTCGCTTCACTTAACTCGGCTTGGGGAATCGGAGTGGTATTGGGTGGGCTGTTCCTGGGCGTATGGGGTGGATTCCGCAAGCGCATCCATACGTCGATGATGGGGCTCTCGCTTATGGGGTTTGGCTTCTTCGCCATCGGAATAGCCCCGGCAACGGCGTTCTGGCTAGCTGTGGTGGCTAACTTCGTTGCCGGCTTCATGAACCCGATCACCAACGGGCCTATTTTCGCAGTCATGCAGGTAGCTGTAGCTCCGGAAATGCAGGGACGTGTCTTTACCCTGATGAGTAGCCTTTGTATGGCAATGTCGCCGTTGGGCCTGGCGGTGGCCGGTCCACTGGCCGATCGGATAGGAGTCCAGCCGTGGTTCATGATGGGAGGCGCCTTCTGTATACTGATGGGAACCGCCTCCTTCTTTGTGCCGGCGATTGCGCGTTTAGAGGATGCCTGTGAGAGACATGGAGCGCTAGACGGATCGCAGATCCCACCGAGGGCAGAGACTGCAACAGCATAA
- a CDS encoding sugar ABC transporter ATP-binding protein: protein MGCTLPCTPIQQERRSQLGASQEKTPLLEVRGVSKAFPGVQALDNVDFEAYAGEVVALLGENGAGKSTLMKILSGAYQMDKGEIWLRGQRVTPQNPHHAQELGIAIIYQEFNLTPNQTVATNIFLGREPFRRGLLGKLRFVDREYMRQEAAALLARVGARFSPDVLVRDLSVAEQQMVEIAKALAIKADVIIMDEPTSALGEEEVAVLFDIVRTLKEQGLAVIFITHRLEEVFRIADRVVVLRDGRRVGSLSIAEATPDRIISMMVGRTLDEVFRKSQARMGETVLEVRGLTRHGVIENVSFSLRRGEILGLAGLVGAGRTETARAIFGADPIDAGEIYLDGELVHIRSPEDAVKAGLALVPENRQQQGLVLKHSVERNIALPNLDRLSHNGVADRAQMRAMAQQYVDRLDIRTPDLAQRVMYLSGGNQQKVVLAKWLAANPKVLILDEPTRGIDVGAKAEVHSIMSDLAQQGIGIIMISSEMPEILAMSDRIVVMCEGRVAAILDRAEATQERIMAYASGYVEPDQKFQAPA, encoded by the coding sequence ATGGGGTGTACTCTGCCTTGTACGCCTATCCAGCAAGAGCGGAGGTCTCAATTGGGTGCTTCACAAGAAAAAACCCCTTTGTTGGAAGTGCGCGGCGTCTCTAAAGCGTTTCCTGGGGTACAGGCGCTCGACAATGTGGATTTCGAGGCCTATGCCGGCGAGGTAGTCGCCTTACTAGGCGAGAATGGCGCCGGCAAATCCACCTTGATGAAGATCCTCTCCGGCGCCTATCAAATGGACAAAGGGGAGATCTGGCTGCGTGGCCAGCGCGTGACGCCGCAAAACCCCCATCACGCCCAAGAGCTAGGCATCGCCATTATTTACCAGGAATTTAACCTGACACCCAACCAGACCGTGGCCACCAACATCTTCCTAGGCCGTGAGCCGTTCCGCCGAGGGCTGCTGGGCAAGCTGCGTTTCGTGGATCGCGAGTATATGCGCCAGGAGGCGGCTGCGCTGCTCGCCCGCGTCGGGGCCCGCTTTTCGCCCGACGTGCTGGTGCGCGATCTCTCCGTGGCCGAACAACAGATGGTCGAAATCGCTAAAGCGCTGGCGATCAAGGCCGACGTTATCATCATGGACGAGCCCACCTCTGCTCTGGGCGAGGAAGAGGTCGCTGTGCTTTTCGACATCGTACGGACGTTGAAGGAACAGGGCCTGGCGGTGATCTTCATCACTCATCGCCTGGAGGAGGTGTTTCGCATCGCTGACCGCGTCGTCGTGCTGCGCGATGGCCGGCGCGTGGGCAGCCTGTCTATCGCCGAGGCCACGCCCGACCGCATCATCTCGATGATGGTGGGACGTACACTGGACGAGGTGTTCCGCAAGAGCCAGGCCAGGATGGGGGAAACAGTGTTGGAGGTACGCGGCCTGACACGGCATGGAGTGATCGAAAACGTCAGCTTCTCACTGCGGCGCGGGGAGATCCTGGGGTTAGCCGGGCTAGTGGGCGCGGGGCGCACGGAGACAGCGCGAGCCATCTTCGGGGCCGATCCAATAGACGCCGGCGAGATCTATCTGGATGGTGAACTGGTACATATTCGATCGCCTGAGGATGCTGTCAAGGCTGGATTGGCTCTGGTACCGGAGAACCGCCAGCAGCAAGGGCTGGTGCTCAAGCACAGCGTCGAGCGTAACATCGCACTGCCCAACTTGGATCGGCTGTCTCATAATGGTGTCGCCGACCGCGCTCAGATGCGCGCGATGGCGCAGCAATACGTGGATCGGCTAGATATTCGCACGCCTGATCTGGCCCAGCGCGTGATGTATCTCTCCGGTGGCAACCAACAAAAGGTCGTATTGGCCAAGTGGCTGGCAGCCAATCCCAAAGTGTTGATCCTGGACGAGCCGACGCGTGGCATTGACGTGGGTGCCAAGGCCGAAGTGCACTCGATCATGAGCGATCTGGCCCAACAGGGGATCGGCATCATCATGATCTCCTCGGAGATGCCAGAGATCCTGGCCATGAGCGACCGCATCGTTGTCATGTGCGAAGGGCGAGTTGCCGCCATTTTAGACCGGGCTGAGGCCACCCAGGAACGGATCATGGCGTACGCTAGCGGATATGTCGAGCCTGATCAGAAGTTTCAGGCCCCGGCTTGA